Proteins encoded by one window of Deltaproteobacteria bacterium:
- a CDS encoding class I SAM-dependent methyltransferase, protein MSPNLRVAFFDDIAEKWDGEQDLDALTVKLNSGLDKFNISANEKIIDVGCGTGNLTKALLNKLSDAGSIIAVDISSRMVDIARKKVPDLRVTWHIEEARRLSLGNDSCDRAICYSVWPHFDNHHEVALEFSRVLKPGGSLHVWHLMPRQKINEIHAQADQSVSKDILPSAEETAHVLQLVGFQIITANESDSEYLISAVKSE, encoded by the coding sequence ATGAGTCCAAACCTAAGAGTAGCCTTTTTTGATGATATTGCCGAAAAATGGGACGGCGAGCAGGACCTTGATGCTCTAACGGTTAAACTCAATTCCGGCTTAGATAAATTTAATATTAGTGCGAATGAGAAGATTATTGACGTCGGTTGTGGGACTGGCAATCTTACTAAGGCGCTGCTAAATAAGCTATCTGATGCAGGTAGTATTATAGCAGTAGATATCTCTTCGCGTATGGTTGATATCGCCCGTAAAAAAGTACCTGATTTGCGGGTTACCTGGCATATTGAAGAAGCTCGACGTTTATCTCTAGGTAATGATTCTTGTGATCGAGCCATTTGTTATTCGGTTTGGCCTCATTTTGATAATCATCATGAAGTTGCTTTAGAGTTTAGCCGCGTGCTTAAACCTGGTGGTTCGCTACATGTTTGGCACCTGATGCCTAGACAAAAAATAAATGAGATTCATGCTCAAGCCGATCAATCAGTTAGTAAAGATATTTTACCGTCTGCAGAAGAAACCGCGCATGTTTTGCAACTGGTTGGTTTTCAGATCATTACTGCTAATGAATCTGATAGCGAATATCTAATCTCTGCTGTGAAATCAGAGTAG
- a CDS encoding rubredoxin yields MKKYVCEACGYVYDPAVGDPENGIDPGTAFEDLPDDWTCPLCGVDKEDFSPLD; encoded by the coding sequence ATGAAAAAATACGTTTGTGAAGCATGTGGCTATGTTTATGATCCGGCAGTTGGCGATCCTGAAAATGGTATTGATCCAGGCACTGCTTTTGAAGATTTACCTGATGATTGGACATGTCCGTTATGTGGTGTTGATAAAGAAGATTTTTCTCCACTAGATTAA
- a CDS encoding ZIP family metal transporter, producing MNTTLGFIGLFAIGVIASFTASLGTGIGAIPVFFIRNVSQRNQDFLLSLAAGIMLAASIYSLVEPGVAAAILQVGSKNLATAIFGLSILTGAYAILLVHRHLPHEHFFAAQTDTTQSDKLRRVWLLVMAITLHNFPEGMAVGVGFGGEINDGFALMTGIFIQNLPEGFVVALALLTQGHSQSRAVAIASATGLVETIGGIFGAAAVTIVSATLPWAMGFAAGAMLFVISHEIIPETHRNGFETNATFGVITGFIGMLLINSLFS from the coding sequence ATGAACACAACACTAGGCTTCATTGGGCTATTTGCTATTGGGGTAATAGCAAGTTTTACTGCCAGCTTAGGTACTGGTATTGGGGCTATACCGGTTTTTTTTATTAGGAACGTATCACAACGTAATCAAGACTTTCTTTTAAGCCTTGCGGCAGGAATAATGCTCGCCGCTTCAATTTATTCCCTAGTAGAACCGGGAGTCGCAGCAGCTATATTGCAGGTTGGCAGCAAAAATTTAGCGACAGCTATTTTTGGTTTGAGTATATTAACGGGGGCTTATGCAATTCTGCTTGTTCACCGTCATCTACCGCATGAGCATTTTTTCGCTGCTCAAACTGATACAACTCAATCAGATAAATTACGACGTGTTTGGCTGTTAGTAATGGCTATAACTTTGCACAATTTTCCAGAAGGTATGGCGGTTGGTGTTGGCTTTGGTGGTGAAATTAATGATGGTTTTGCTTTAATGACTGGCATTTTCATTCAGAATTTACCAGAAGGATTTGTTGTGGCATTAGCACTTCTGACACAGGGGCACAGTCAATCAAGAGCAGTTGCAATTGCCAGTGCAACCGGGTTAGTTGAAACAATTGGTGGCATCTTTGGCGCGGCTGCAGTAACAATAGTTAGCGCTACATTGCCTTGGGCCATGGGTTTTGCAGCAGGAGCGATGCTTTTTGTTATAAGCCATGAAATTATTCCCGAAACTCATAGAAATGGTTTTGAAACCAATGCTACTTTTGGCGTGATTACTGGTTTTATTGGTATGTTATTGATTAACTCATTATTTAGTTGA
- a CDS encoding KamA family radical SAM protein, which produces MNKNASFLYKPRNYRQIAVWKNITHQQWNDPYWQRVNTIRTVTQLAQVIKLSPYQAAKIDRTVKELKRQGKDSLRITPYYATLINKDPFHPKLLPYEKEKKRLDPIFWQCVPTPANLLFPNTGLEAAMDEGKRSFGAAYQRYPNRIALLVAENTSCASYCVHCQRAKSLDGTADVNLTEINKGLFYINYNKNIDEVLITGGDALMISKQRLQYILEELSKIPHLRVIRIATRVPVVMPMGITDELLALIKESANRFVVGYNKYVYFMTHINHYHEITAELAGAIRKICDSGFTVRNQTVLLNHVNDYYKTLAETFRRMLWIGVHPYYLLQCHKEKGIAHFITPIQIGKIYMKHLQGWISGITIPKYSVNIEGGGGKVLLMWSGHDTLNIEGNIEGKVSESSATVTTWDSKELFHYEALGRATRKEYEKAVDIMDAFIGRKGVFVPKVILIDKDGNHLETTNRTKLPRIEKIKKSLRLGYEIKEKDMPLTNPVDNRDKLERLYSKSKFNRK; this is translated from the coding sequence ATGAATAAAAATGCATCATTTTTATATAAACCAAGAAATTACCGGCAAATCGCTGTATGGAAAAACATAACCCACCAACAATGGAATGATCCCTATTGGCAAAGAGTTAATACTATCCGTACAGTTACGCAGCTTGCGCAAGTAATAAAACTAAGCCCTTATCAGGCTGCTAAAATAGATAGAACGGTCAAGGAGCTAAAACGACAAGGGAAAGACTCTCTACGTATAACTCCATATTATGCCACGCTTATTAATAAAGACCCATTTCATCCCAAGCTATTACCCTACGAAAAGGAAAAAAAACGTCTGGATCCTATATTCTGGCAATGTGTACCAACACCGGCTAACTTACTTTTTCCCAATACCGGCCTCGAAGCGGCGATGGATGAGGGGAAGCGTAGTTTTGGCGCCGCCTATCAACGATACCCGAATCGCATTGCTCTTCTAGTTGCTGAAAACACCAGTTGTGCTTCTTATTGCGTTCACTGCCAACGGGCAAAATCACTGGATGGTACGGCTGATGTCAATCTTACTGAAATAAATAAAGGGCTCTTTTATATTAATTATAACAAAAATATCGACGAAGTACTGATTACTGGTGGCGACGCACTTATGATCAGCAAACAACGTTTGCAGTATATTCTTGAAGAGCTAAGTAAAATTCCCCATCTGAGAGTTATCCGCATTGCTACAAGGGTACCGGTAGTTATGCCAATGGGGATCACTGATGAGCTACTTGCGCTTATAAAAGAGTCAGCGAATCGTTTTGTCGTTGGTTATAACAAGTATGTCTATTTTATGACGCATATTAATCATTATCACGAAATTACCGCAGAGCTTGCAGGCGCCATTCGGAAAATATGCGATTCCGGATTTACGGTTAGAAACCAAACGGTGCTGCTTAATCATGTCAATGATTACTATAAGACACTGGCAGAAACATTCAGACGAATGTTGTGGATCGGTGTTCATCCTTACTATCTTTTGCAGTGCCACAAGGAGAAGGGGATAGCCCATTTTATCACTCCCATTCAAATCGGTAAAATTTATATGAAACACCTGCAGGGATGGATCTCGGGTATTACCATTCCCAAATATTCTGTTAACATTGAAGGAGGCGGCGGCAAGGTCCTCTTAATGTGGTCGGGACACGATACACTTAATATAGAAGGTAATATCGAAGGAAAAGTATCAGAAAGCTCTGCAACAGTCACTACTTGGGATAGTAAAGAGTTGTTTCATTACGAAGCTCTCGGTAGGGCAACCCGCAAGGAATACGAAAAAGCAGTAGACATCATGGATGCCTTTATCGGACGTAAAGGAGTATTTGTTCCTAAAGTAATACTAATCGACAAGGATGGTAATCACCTCGAAACTACCAATAGAACGAAACTACCGCGAATAGAAAAAATAAAAAAATCACTACGTCTAGGCTACGAAATCAAAGAGAAAGATATGCCCCTTACTAATCCTGTCGACAACCGCGACAAGCTTGAAAGGCTATATAGCAAATCGAAGTTTAATCGAAAGTAG